The stretch of DNA CCGAGAATGTCAGCCAAGTCTCTGGTTAAAAGGAAGTATAATTGAATTGATAACCGGGATTGTCTATTAACAAAAACAGCAGGAGCGAACATTAAAAAAGGACGGTAAAGAATATGCTTATCTTTAGTTTACAGAGTTTTCACTAATTTAAAAATCTGTTTCACATATCCATTATAACTAAATCTCATAAACTTTATAGTATCTCTTGGACACATTGCATGACAATATTTCGGAAAAGAATATACTAATCTTTAATTTGCAGAGTTTCCACAAACATTAACAATATCTCCCAAAATATTGCATGTACTTATCTTGCGCATCTGGACAAGAACAAATTTGAAAATTGTAAACTTTTGCAACCCTCTTATTTTTTTATTTATCAAAGAGGTCTGATTTATTTTTGTTAGTTATTAGTGTTTTCTTTATTCTGTAGCGAAAAGTTCTTTATTATGGATTTGATAAATTCAATCACTTTACTTTTTGCATTCAAAATCTCGGTGCTTAAATCTGAACTCATAGTAAATGATTTCGGTTGGATGCCCAGTAATGAGATTCGACAGTTATGTTGTTTCTTAATTAGTTCAATAGTTAAAGTCAAGGGCAAGGTATGAGTTGACATTAAACCATAGGCAATATCTTGGATTTCATTCTCTTCAAATAATTTATATTCACCAGGCTTGGCATCAAAATTACAAGCATCAACAAAAATTATCCAATCAGGTTTTTCGGCAACTGCTTTATCAATATAATTCTCCGGCGTGATACCAACATCAAAAATTGTAACATTATTTAAGTTATAAGTTTTAAGTTCCTCGGCAATCAAACTGCCAATCGCGTCATCTGAGCGCATTCGATTGCCAATACCAATTATCACTATATTCATCCTGAAGACAATTATTTATAAGATGATAGACTGATAGATTAGTCTTGAAATACAAAAATCTTTATCTCTTGGCATAACCGTTGAATGCGACTGCAGACATCTCAATACAAGCACCCTTGGGCAGTGCGCTAACCTGAACAGTTGCCCGGGCTGGATAATCTTTATTAAAATATTGAGCGTAAATGTTATTCATTTCCGCAAATTTACTTAAATCAGTCAGATATATTGTTATGCTGACAATATCATCTAATGAACAATTAATACTTTCTAAAATAGATTTAAGATTAGCAAAAATTTGTTTGGTTTCAGCAACTATACCACCTTCAACTAAATTACCGGTCTCAGGGGAAATACCGATTTGGCCTGAAAGATAAATCAAATTATCAACTTGAATCGCCTGACTATACGGTCCGATTGGTTTTGGTGCTTTTTCCGTGTATATGATTCTTTTCATTCTCCTATCTTACGCTTCCGTATTTTTTATGATGCAAGATTCCCTAATGCTAAAGAATACATTTTAGTCTCTTTGGTATCGGCTCGGGATAACATTACCACTGGTCTTTTTGCACCGATAATGATTCCGCAAATCTTGGCATTGCCCAAATATTGCAATCCTTTTCCTAAGATATTACCAGTGGCAATACTGGGAACAATAACTATATCAACATCGCCCGAGATTTTTGTATTTACCTTTTTAACTTTAGCCGCATACGGTGAGAAGGCAACATCTAAGGCTAACGGACCTTCAATTAAAGCATCACCAAATTCTCCCTGCTCACCCATACGAGTAATCACAGCCCAATCTAAGGTCTCTTGTAAATTTAGATTGATGCGCTCAATTGCTGACAACAGTGCGACTTTGGGTTTAGTTACGCCTAAAAATTTGGCAAGCGCAATACTATTGCGGACAATGTCAATCTTTCTTTTCAAATCAAGTTCAACATTAATGCCACCATCAGAAATAAAGATAATTTTATGATAACTGGGTAATTCTAATAGCGCGATATGACTTAATAATCTTTCTCCTCTTAAACCTAATCGCTCATCTAAAACACCTTTTAAGAAATTAGAGGTTGTTACCTGTCCTTTCATTAAAAAATCGCCTTTTTGCGCTACTTCTTTAACTGCTTGCGTAATTGATTCTTTCTCATCCGCACAGTGGTAAATTTCAAATTCGTTCTCAGGAATATTTAACTCTTTTAGTATATTGAGAATATTATCTTTGTTACCAAAAAGCACTCCAGTGGCAATACCCATCTTTTTGCTTTCGTAGATTGCTTCAATCGATGGTGGATCTTCAGCACAGGCAACAACGCACCTCTTGATTCCGCGTTTTTTTGCCATCTCAATCATTTCTGAAAAGTTTTTGAGCATATTTTAAACTAATATTAAATAATAGTTATGATAATATGATAATTAGAATACAAATTTTTCTTTTAATGTCAAGTAGTTTACGAAAAAGACCCCTTATAACCACTGATGACAAAAATATTAGAAGTACTCAGTAAATTCATAAGTAAAGATGACTATTTCATAGATCTTATATTAAAATACCTGATGTTTTGCACTCCAATCGGCGATGAAACAATATTTAGTGATATTCCAAAATCTTTATCTTCGCTTTTCCCACAATATTTAATACCTTTGCTTGTTCTTCTAACTCGCCTTCCGACAATTTAATATGAGTAGCATCTGCTGGGAATTGACCAAAAGTTGGGTCAACCATAATCCATTTTCTGAGATAGACTTTATTCCAAGCATGATAATAGAATTTACCATCAACATATACTAAACCCACACAAATCTGACAAGGAATTCCTGCAGCACGACTTAATGCGGTGAATAATACCGCATGTTCGTTGCAGTCGCCTTCTAAATTTTTCAAAACATCAAGTGCTGAAGGCAGAGATGCGGTTGCACGCTTTTGAATATTGGTGAAAACCCACTTCATTATGTTTTCCGTAATTTTAACAGCGTTAGTCTCTTGACCAATAATTTTGTTAATGGTCTTTTTAATCGCAGGGTCATCACTTTGAACATAAAGCGAAGGCTTTAATAGTTCTCTGTATTCAGTTATGGGCAGAGTCAAGTTTGAAGGAATTCTTTCAGGAGTTGTGATTTCAAGGATTAACGGTTGATTTTGAATTATACGCTGTGTTTCATCGGCGATGATTAAGTCAGATAAATTAGCATCTGTAAATTTTACTTTTAAATATTTTACCGCACGCGGGTTAGAGATTAATGTATCGACCGTAATTGAAAAAAGCGAAAGAATATCAATTTTGCCCAAAGATTCTTCTTGCAATAATGCTTGGTCGCGAGTTTCTTCAATCATCACCATTCCCGGAGGCGATACTTCTTTTTTACTGATGCCGTTTTCATCCAACCAGACAATTGTTTTCAATCCTAACATTTCGATTTCTACTTTATATAAATTATAATCTTTATCTACAATTGTAATTTGTTCTTTGCCTAAAAATTTAATCTTGGCATCAATCAAGGAAAGTGTGGTTGCATCAAAGACTTTAATCATTTGTTCTTTATTTATTGGTAATTTTTTCTTGATTGCAACTGTTCCTAATATTAGTGATGGGTATATTGGAAAGTTAGCATTTAATTGTGTTTTTTTTATTGCGCCACCACTGTTAACTTCAATATTTAATCTGCCATTATCAATTTGGCCGTTAGCACTAAATATACGATTTCTCGAATTAAAACTAAACTCAAAATCCTTAAGGGTATAATCACTGTGAAGTGTGCCCGAAAAGTTTGAGATGACCTGTTCTGGTTGTTCCATCATTTTTAGATTGATTTTAATCCGATTAATCAATTTGTAATAATCTTTGACTTTTTGTAAACGAGAAAAAGAATAGCCGATCTTTTCTTGTTTCAAATAGATACCCATCCATTGTTCTTCATTGAGAATTTTAGCAACATTATTTTTCGGCGGACACGATATAATTAAAAATAATAACAGAATCAGTGCTTTTATTCTCATATTACAAGCATAGTTGAAAATCTACTAAAAGTCAAAACATTTTGTGCTATCTATCGTAAAAGGATTATTTTGAATAATTTGTAATCAGAGTTTTGCAAAAAATAGACGCCGTTTTTGAGATTTTTTTCGGTGTACCAAATAAAGGGCGATTTTTTTTCTTTGATTAATTGACCAAATGCATTAAATATTTTTACTTGTGTATTACCGCAATTAATATAGCAATATTCTCTAACCGGGTTGGGGAAAATATAACATTTATAATCAGGTCTAAAATTTAAGTTGTTTTCCCCAATATCGGCCTGAGAATAACGAATTTCCACCGTATCAAAAATTGAGGTATTAACTAATGAGTCACCATAACAAAACAAATAATTCCAGTTGCTTAAATCATTATGTAGATACCGTTCAAAATAAGCGGTCATATAGCGACGACTGACTTTTTGCTGCAAAGCACGAGATATTAATGCAGTCCCACCATTTTCCCAAAAATAGGAATAATCCATAAAATATCCATGATTTGCTCCATATATAACTGCAAAGACTCCTGGGGCGGGAGCATTTTGCCAATATGCCTGTCGGACTTGTTGCCAGGGCGCAATATTATCAACTGAGCCAGCCAGAATCATTTTGGGTATTAGTAGATGTTCAGAATGAGTTGAAGGAGTTGTCTGAGGGCTGGCAAATGAGACGACTGCTCGAAGTGTGTCAACTAATTTAAAAGTATCTGCAGCTAATAGCGCAATTCCACCGCCCATACTATGACCGACAAATCCCCAATTAAAAGGATCCAATTTATTATAGAAAATATCGCCAATTACAAAGTTTCTATTTGCAGTCCAGCGCGCAGCATCTACCATTGAATGGGCTCTGGTATAATGTTCTGGTGTGGGGAATGGATTAGAAATTGTCGGTAAGACCACAATATAACCCCAACTTGCTAAGTGTTGAGCATAACTGTAATAGCGGTCAATTCCCATTTGATAACCATGACCGAAAATAACAATCGGACAAGGTACTGCTGATTGCGGTATTTGATTATTCGAGTCCGGATAATAAATTCTTGAGTTACTCATTATTTCATATTGACCAGGAATATGCTCAACCCGAAAAGAGACTGAATATCTACCAAGACTATCAAATATTGGAGATTGGGCATCAAGCAGAGAGCAAATGCCAATCAAGAAAAATAGATACTTTAATCGGAGCTTATGAATATAATTAAGCAGAGTCAACTTTATCATCTTAAATTTATTTCAGAGTCTTACTGTCCGTTAACTTTATCAGATTCTGAATTAGGTTTATTATCATATTTTTTATTTAATGGTTTTATAGTTCTATGATGAGAATATTGTGATTTTTAAGAAAAATAATTTTTAGCAAAAATGCCGAAGGAGGGAGTTGAACCCTCATGCCCTTGCGGGCGGCGGATTTTGAGTCCGCTACGTCTCCCAGTTCCGTCACTTCGGCAAATCTCTTTAATATATATAATATAACAACATTTTTAATGCAGTCAACATATTTAGCAAAGACCTCCGTACTGATCAGCATTATAGAATTCAATCTGAAACTCTTATAAGAAAATCTTAACTATCTACAATACTTTTATCTTATGGCTAATTTTATAGTTTTCGTTGATTGATAATTCGACAAATGTTTTATCGTATCTGTTAGGTATAAAGAATGGGTATTATCCAAACAGATATATTCTATTTCTATTGCTCCATTTATCATAAGTCTCTTTCAATATTTCTGACTACAAAAAAAACACTGAAAAACAATGACCAATCTTATTACGTTGATCGGTAGTGCTTAATCGTACCCAAACTTGTGGATAAACCATTTTTTTACTACTTGTACTACCAAGAGGTACACTCCAACAATTGTGAAAAGTACAGGAAAATATAAGGATGGCGGTTTGATAAATCCAAATGGTTTTGCCAGTGGAGAAAACGGAATCAACAGCCCAGTCGCGACTATGAATATCGAAGTAAACATTAAAAATTTGCTTGGTCTACTTTCAATAAAAGGAATTTTTCCGGTTCGGATAATATGTATAACCAATGTCTGAGTAATTAATGATTCAAGAAACCAACCAGTATGGAAAAGTTCTTGGTTATAAACTTTCGCCTTAAAAATAAAATATAAAACTGCGAAAGTAATGAAATCGAATATCGATGAAACTGGACCGAATGTTATCATAAATTTCTTTATTGAATCAACTTGCCAAGGACGAGGTTTGGATAAATATTCACTATCGACTTTATCAGTCGGAATTGCCACTTGGGATATATCA from candidate division WOR-3 bacterium encodes:
- a CDS encoding hydrogenase 3 maturation endopeptidase HyCI — translated: MIIGIGNRMRSDDAIGSLIAEELKTYNLNNVTIFDVGITPENYIDKAVAEKPDWIIFVDACNFDAKPGEYKLFEENEIQDIAYGLMSTHTLPLTLTIELIKKQHNCRISLLGIQPKSFTMSSDLSTEILNAKSKVIEFIKSIIKNFSLQNKENTNN
- a CDS encoding transglutaminase domain-containing protein; this encodes MRIKALILLLFLIISCPPKNNVAKILNEEQWMGIYLKQEKIGYSFSRLQKVKDYYKLINRIKINLKMMEQPEQVISNFSGTLHSDYTLKDFEFSFNSRNRIFSANGQIDNGRLNIEVNSGGAIKKTQLNANFPIYPSLILGTVAIKKKLPINKEQMIKVFDATTLSLIDAKIKFLGKEQITIVDKDYNLYKVEIEMLGLKTIVWLDENGISKKEVSPPGMVMIEETRDQALLQEESLGKIDILSLFSITVDTLISNPRAVKYLKVKFTDANLSDLIIADETQRIIQNQPLILEITTPERIPSNLTLPITEYRELLKPSLYVQSDDPAIKKTINKIIGQETNAVKITENIMKWVFTNIQKRATASLPSALDVLKNLEGDCNEHAVLFTALSRAAGIPCQICVGLVYVDGKFYYHAWNKVYLRKWIMVDPTFGQFPADATHIKLSEGELEEQAKVLNIVGKAKIKILEYH
- a CDS encoding RidA family protein; translation: MKRIIYTEKAPKPIGPYSQAIQVDNLIYLSGQIGISPETGNLVEGGIVAETKQIFANLKSILESINCSLDDIVSITIYLTDLSKFAEMNNIYAQYFNKDYPARATVQVSALPKGACIEMSAVAFNGYAKR
- a CDS encoding phosphate acyltransferase; the protein is MLKNFSEMIEMAKKRGIKRCVVACAEDPPSIEAIYESKKMGIATGVLFGNKDNILNILKELNIPENEFEIYHCADEKESITQAVKEVAQKGDFLMKGQVTTSNFLKGVLDERLGLRGERLLSHIALLELPSYHKIIFISDGGINVELDLKRKIDIVRNSIALAKFLGVTKPKVALLSAIERINLNLQETLDWAVITRMGEQGEFGDALIEGPLALDVAFSPYAAKVKKVNTKISGDVDIVIVPSIATGNILGKGLQYLGNAKICGIIIGAKRPVVMLSRADTKETKMYSLALGNLAS
- a CDS encoding T9SS type A sorting domain-containing protein, with translation MIKLTLLNYIHKLRLKYLFFLIGICSLLDAQSPIFDSLGRYSVSFRVEHIPGQYEIMSNSRIYYPDSNNQIPQSAVPCPIVIFGHGYQMGIDRYYSYAQHLASWGYIVVLPTISNPFPTPEHYTRAHSMVDAARWTANRNFVIGDIFYNKLDPFNWGFVGHSMGGGIALLAADTFKLVDTLRAVVSFASPQTTPSTHSEHLLIPKMILAGSVDNIAPWQQVRQAYWQNAPAPGVFAVIYGANHGYFMDYSYFWENGGTALISRALQQKVSRRYMTAYFERYLHNDLSNWNYLFCYGDSLVNTSIFDTVEIRYSQADIGENNLNFRPDYKCYIFPNPVREYCYINCGNTQVKIFNAFGQLIKEKKSPFIWYTEKNLKNGVYFLQNSDYKLFKIILLR